A part of Petrotoga mexicana DSM 14811 genomic DNA contains:
- a CDS encoding ATP-binding cassette domain-containing protein, which produces MVSKNKGTLISVRFLTKELGGNKILKGITFNVVKNEILALVGPNGAGKTTTIRCLLSLTVTKT; this is translated from the coding sequence ATGGTATCAAAAAACAAAGGAACACTTATCTCTGTTAGATTTTTGACAAAGGAACTTGGTGGTAACAAAATACTAAAAGGTATAACCTTCAATGTTGTAAAGAATGAGATTTTGGCGTTGGTAGGTCCCAACGGAGCAGGAAAGACTACAACAATAAGGTGCCTCCTGAGTTTGACAGTTACAAAAACGTAA
- a CDS encoding radical SAM protein, producing the protein MREDVYLKLNVNKAKLFLSPLYPTLMFIPNMSKSRDSSLKQSLSLKLTKEGGEIIEKMYEPMKVGQMIEFFSKKYSDSEERVKENIFNFLNQLRSYGLSTISYEKKDAIIDDKLEKLGSWNYVVPRGMVVEITSKCNFRCKHCYNKSGESEHLTDIDKEDAFSLIDQMFALGTRTLEITGGEPSIHPYFNEIIEKALNEDFELIGILSNGSNFTEKTFDVLSRNKDKAVAQVDLHGSTPKYVNWFTGHKNAYELALNTIKKLVNIGIPVRLACSVTPGNVNQVEEVANIAYKIGVTAVAFGPVTPVGRAKDNDDLILSYNEDAFNAFVNTLNKLKNKFGPSFIAVLDEATSHDINCGIGSTGLVVSSKLDVRLCQMGDIIIGNLKDYKNNLKDFLINKTKLLENISKTPAPREDICGDCEDLWFCSRCIARGFIKAREKGENCRWYQKTKEHLSLLDF; encoded by the coding sequence ATGAGAGAAGATGTTTACTTAAAATTGAACGTAAATAAGGCTAAATTGTTCCTATCTCCATTATATCCAACCTTAATGTTCATACCAAATATGTCGAAGTCTCGTGATAGTAGTTTAAAACAGTCTCTTTCTCTTAAATTAACAAAAGAGGGTGGAGAAATAATTGAAAAAATGTATGAACCCATGAAAGTTGGTCAGATGATAGAATTTTTTTCAAAAAAGTATTCTGACTCTGAGGAAAGAGTTAAAGAAAATATTTTTAATTTTTTAAACCAATTAAGAAGCTATGGTTTATCAACAATTTCCTATGAAAAGAAAGACGCAATTATCGATGATAAATTAGAAAAGTTAGGGAGTTGGAATTACGTAGTTCCAAGAGGAATGGTAGTGGAGATAACTAGCAAATGTAATTTCCGTTGCAAACATTGTTATAATAAAAGTGGGGAGAGCGAACATTTAACAGATATAGATAAAGAAGATGCTTTTTCACTAATAGATCAAATGTTTGCATTAGGGACCAGAACTTTAGAAATAACGGGAGGAGAACCTAGTATACATCCTTATTTTAACGAAATAATTGAAAAAGCCTTGAATGAGGATTTTGAATTAATAGGCATTCTATCTAATGGCAGTAATTTTACTGAAAAAACCTTTGATGTTTTATCTAGAAACAAAGATAAAGCAGTTGCTCAAGTTGATTTGCATGGAAGTACACCGAAATATGTGAATTGGTTTACCGGACATAAAAACGCATACGAATTAGCTTTAAACACAATAAAAAAATTAGTGAATATAGGAATTCCGGTCAGATTGGCTTGTAGTGTTACTCCTGGTAATGTTAACCAAGTGGAAGAAGTAGCGAATATTGCCTACAAAATAGGTGTTACAGCAGTGGCATTTGGTCCAGTGACACCTGTGGGTAGAGCAAAAGATAATGATGATTTAATTCTATCTTACAATGAGGATGCTTTTAATGCTTTTGTAAACACTTTGAACAAATTGAAAAATAAGTTTGGCCCTAGTTTTATTGCGGTTTTAGACGAAGCGACTAGTCATGATATTAATTGCGGAATTGGAAGTACCGGTTTGGTAGTATCATCTAAATTAGATGTAAGATTATGTCAAATGGGTGATATAATAATTGGTAATTTAAAGGATTATAAGAATAATTTGAAGGATTTTCTAATAAATAAAACAAAGCTTTTGGAAAATATTTCAAAAACTCCTGCTCCAAGAGAAGATATTTGTGGAGATTGTGAAGATCTTTGGTTTTGTTCTCGCTGTATAGCCAGAGGATTTATAAAAGCAAGAGAAAAGGGGGAAAATTGTAGATGGTATCAAAAAACAAAGGAACACTTATCTCTGTTAGATTTTTGA
- a CDS encoding ABC transporter substrate-binding protein, translating to MKKVFIVLMVTLMGIFAFTQVKNPDMIFDATLSEPDTLDPHHAYDTSSGEVIFNVYDNLIAYDGESLSKFVPMLSTVVPTVENGYLRDGGTTYVFPIREGVKFHNGNDLTPEDVEYTFERALLYNPPGGPVWMYLDPMFGVFSIRTLVEDYVGASWDTIFDEDMNPTTPEYEEALVNFYYDVIDPAVEVQGNEVHVHLARPFAPFLNVIASGSSWGAILDKEYSIELGIWDGNAEGWWKYHGWTKEQSPYFDHAMGTGPYKLVEWDHAQQRVTLERFDDYWRGPAPIRRVIIQGVDEWSTRRAMLETGDADIAYVPAQYLDVVLSMDGLTVIPGTPEVSITSLGFNWQVDPESPYIGSGQLDGNGIPPDFFADHNVRLGFAYAFDYDGMINEVLNGLGEKVPTALPTGFLGYSEDLPTYELDLQKAENYFKRAYRGRLWQTGFKMTILYNTGNDSRRVSAEILRDNLAKINPRFQVEVRGVQWPTYLDERENMMLPVYIIGWVADFPDPHNFIFTYYHSEGDYGGYYGDNFAEFASLPRPEFGGKSLNKMIEDAALESDPAKREQMYIDIQEFVFDYALVLPLYQPQGLRVHRSWLKGWINNPIWPGDYYYNYTKVE from the coding sequence ATGAAAAAAGTTTTTATTGTTCTTATGGTTACTTTGATGGGGATTTTTGCCTTTACTCAGGTTAAAAACCCTGATATGATCTTCGATGCAACACTAAGTGAGCCAGATACTTTAGACCCTCACCATGCTTACGACACTTCTAGTGGTGAAGTTATTTTCAACGTCTATGACAACTTGATAGCATACGATGGTGAAAGCTTATCTAAGTTTGTTCCTATGCTCTCAACGGTTGTCCCAACAGTTGAAAATGGTTATTTGAGAGATGGTGGAACAACATATGTCTTCCCTATAAGAGAAGGTGTGAAATTCCACAACGGTAACGATTTAACACCTGAAGATGTCGAATACACCTTTGAAAGAGCACTATTGTACAACCCTCCTGGAGGACCAGTATGGATGTACTTAGATCCTATGTTTGGTGTTTTCAGTATTAGAACGTTAGTAGAAGATTATGTAGGTGCTTCATGGGATACTATATTTGATGAAGATATGAATCCAACAACTCCAGAATACGAAGAAGCATTAGTTAATTTCTATTATGATGTGATAGATCCTGCAGTAGAAGTTCAAGGTAACGAAGTACACGTTCATTTAGCAAGACCTTTCGCCCCATTTTTGAATGTAATTGCTTCCGGAAGTAGTTGGGGTGCGATATTAGATAAAGAATATTCTATAGAGTTAGGCATATGGGATGGAAATGCAGAAGGTTGGTGGAAGTATCATGGATGGACAAAAGAACAGTCTCCATACTTTGACCATGCGATGGGAACGGGTCCGTATAAATTGGTAGAATGGGATCACGCTCAACAAAGGGTAACGCTCGAACGATTTGACGATTATTGGAGAGGTCCCGCCCCAATAAGAAGAGTAATCATTCAAGGTGTAGACGAGTGGTCAACAAGAAGGGCCATGCTTGAAACAGGCGATGCAGACATAGCTTATGTTCCTGCTCAATATTTAGATGTCGTCCTTTCTATGGATGGTTTGACCGTTATCCCTGGCACACCTGAGGTTTCAATCACCTCTTTAGGGTTCAATTGGCAAGTTGATCCCGAGTCCCCATACATTGGTTCGGGTCAATTGGATGGAAACGGTATTCCACCTGATTTCTTTGCAGATCATAATGTTAGATTAGGTTTTGCGTATGCCTTTGATTATGATGGTATGATAAATGAAGTTTTGAACGGTTTGGGTGAAAAAGTTCCTACCGCTTTACCAACTGGATTCTTAGGGTATAGCGAAGATCTTCCAACATACGAATTGGATCTCCAAAAGGCTGAAAATTACTTTAAACGTGCTTATAGAGGTAGACTCTGGCAAACAGGTTTCAAAATGACTATTCTTTACAATACAGGGAACGATTCAAGGAGAGTATCTGCTGAAATATTGAGAGATAATTTAGCAAAGATAAATCCTAGATTCCAAGTTGAAGTTAGAGGAGTTCAATGGCCAACTTACTTAGATGAAAGAGAAAACATGATGCTTCCTGTTTACATCATTGGTTGGGTCGCTGATTTTCCAGATCCACATAACTTTATTTTCACTTATTACCACAGTGAGGGCGATTACGGAGGATACTACGGCGATAACTTTGCGGAATTTGCAAGCTTGCCAAGACCAGAATTTGGTGGAAAATCTTTGAACAAAATGATAGAAGATGCAGCCCTTGAATCTGATCCTGCTAAAAGAGAACAAATGTACATCGATATTCAAGAATTTGTTTTTGATTACGCTCTTGTTTTACCACTTTATCAGCCACAAGGGTTGAGGGTCCATCGTTCTTGGCTAAAAGGATGGATAAATAATCCAATTTGGCCAGGTGACTATTATTATAACTACACTAAGGTAGAGTAA
- a CDS encoding ABC transporter permease encodes MTTYIIRRLLLLPLIMLGVTLIVFSMQQLLGPLKLLSTYVDPNTYAKLSDQDKIALMEQYGLTDPWPVRYGKWIGNLFKGDLGWSVVGKEPVLDALLHRFPYTVELALYAIFPIIGVGIWLGVTAAVHHNSFIDQAIRIFALIGWSLPDFVWAILVLLIFYIGLGWFPPGNLSLWADEIVKSATFNNYTHLLTIDALLNGRIDIFWDALRHILGPIIAISWLWWANLLRITRSSMLEVLRRDYIRTARSKGLPERVVINKHARRNALIPVVTTAGQMVIGLLTGVVIVEMVFVRTGLGSFAATAAQQLDYASIMGVLLFTSFMLIIGNLIIDVSYAFIDPRIRLG; translated from the coding sequence TTGACAACATACATTATCAGAAGGTTGTTATTACTTCCTTTGATTATGTTAGGTGTTACGTTGATAGTTTTTTCTATGCAGCAATTACTTGGACCTTTGAAACTTTTATCTACCTACGTTGATCCAAATACTTATGCCAAGTTATCTGATCAGGATAAAATTGCTTTGATGGAGCAGTATGGTTTGACCGATCCTTGGCCAGTTAGATATGGGAAATGGATAGGGAATTTGTTTAAGGGGGATCTGGGATGGTCTGTAGTGGGTAAAGAACCTGTTCTTGATGCTTTATTACACAGATTTCCCTATACAGTAGAATTAGCACTATATGCTATTTTTCCTATAATAGGGGTTGGTATATGGTTGGGGGTTACCGCTGCCGTACATCATAATTCATTCATAGATCAGGCTATTAGAATATTTGCTTTAATTGGTTGGTCTTTACCAGATTTTGTTTGGGCAATCTTGGTTTTATTGATATTTTATATAGGTTTGGGATGGTTTCCACCAGGCAACCTAAGCTTGTGGGCAGATGAAATTGTAAAAAGTGCTACCTTTAATAACTATACTCATCTTTTGACTATAGATGCATTACTCAATGGAAGAATTGATATATTTTGGGATGCTTTAAGACATATTTTAGGACCCATTATTGCTATATCTTGGTTATGGTGGGCTAACCTATTAAGGATCACCCGATCATCGATGTTGGAAGTTCTTAGAAGAGATTACATAAGAACTGCAAGATCAAAAGGGTTACCAGAAAGAGTGGTCATAAACAAGCATGCCAGAAGAAATGCCTTGATTCCAGTTGTAACAACTGCAGGTCAAATGGTTATTGGTTTGTTGACAGGGGTAGTTATAGTTGAAATGGTTTTTGTTAGAACAGGTTTAGGTTCCTTTGCAGCAACAGCCGCTCAACAATTGGATTATGCTTCTATAATGGGTGTTTTATTATTTACTTCTTTCATGCTTATTATAGGAAACCTTATAATCGACGTATCTTACGCATTTATTGATCCAAGAATCAGGTTAGGGTGA
- a CDS encoding ABC transporter ATP-binding protein yields MKDNNSKPILRVDNLHVHFKTEDGIIKAVNGASFDLYPGETLAIVGESGSGKTVTALSTIRLLDENGWIAEGEIQYKDMDVLSLSDNHLRKIRGKEISMIFQEPMTALNPVYTVGEQIMESLELHLKMSEKEGKKRAIDLLRKVGIPEPERRIDQYPHELSGGMRQRAMIAMALACNPSILIADEPTTALDVTIQAQILELMKDLQNEFKMSIIFITHDLGVIAEMADRAIVMYGGEVVESGEIKTIFKRPRHPYTWGLMNSIPRIDKEEERLLSIPGVVPNPLNFPKGCKFSNRCFFADQKCIDEDPNLEEVEPSHFSRCWHIDKLLDEMNKVKEGEV; encoded by the coding sequence TTGAAAGATAACAATAGCAAACCTATACTTCGTGTTGATAATTTGCATGTTCATTTTAAGACAGAGGACGGTATAATAAAGGCGGTCAATGGTGCCAGTTTTGATCTTTATCCGGGTGAAACGTTGGCAATAGTGGGAGAATCTGGTTCGGGCAAAACAGTTACAGCACTAAGCACTATAAGGCTACTAGACGAAAACGGATGGATAGCTGAAGGGGAAATACAGTACAAAGATATGGATGTTTTATCTTTATCGGACAACCATCTCAGAAAGATACGGGGTAAAGAGATTTCAATGATTTTTCAGGAACCTATGACCGCTTTAAACCCTGTTTACACTGTTGGAGAGCAAATCATGGAATCTCTTGAATTACATCTTAAGATGAGCGAAAAAGAAGGGAAAAAAAGAGCGATTGATTTATTGAGAAAGGTTGGCATTCCCGAACCAGAAAGGCGAATCGACCAATATCCTCATGAATTATCTGGGGGAATGAGACAGAGAGCCATGATCGCTATGGCCTTAGCTTGCAACCCTTCCATTCTTATAGCAGATGAACCAACTACCGCATTGGACGTGACCATTCAGGCACAGATACTGGAACTTATGAAAGATTTACAAAATGAATTTAAAATGTCTATAATTTTTATCACACATGATCTTGGAGTTATTGCTGAGATGGCTGATAGAGCTATAGTTATGTATGGGGGAGAAGTAGTGGAAAGTGGTGAAATAAAGACCATTTTTAAAAGGCCACGTCATCCTTATACATGGGGGTTGATGAATTCTATTCCCAGAATAGACAAGGAAGAGGAGAGATTGCTTTCTATTCCTGGAGTTGTTCCAAACCCCTTGAACTTTCCAAAGGGTTGTAAATTTTCAAATAGGTGTTTCTTTGCTGATCAAAAATGTATAGATGAAGATCCTAACTTGGAAGAAGTAGAACCTAGCCATTTTTCCCGTTGTTGGCACATAGACAAATTATTAGACGAAATGAACAAGGTCAAAGAAGGTGAAGTATAG
- a CDS encoding ABC transporter ATP-binding protein, translated as MPNSDKIILKVENLKKYFPVRAGVFKRTVAQVLAVDDISFEIKEGETLGLVGESGCGKSTTGMTILRLYEPTDGRIIMEEQDTTPWFMKGTTVNKYVKKIYADRFEKMKKELGSEEEVIKKLDNEIDKKYAQLYFQNGANEIRKDLLSNLAEKRRSFRKNAQVIFQDPYSSLNPRMRVLDIIGEGMKVNKMGTASEIRDRVANLMETVGLSKDYVYRYPHQFSGGQRQRVGIARALALDPKLIISDEAVSALDVSIQSQIINLMVDLKNDYGLTYVFIAHDLAVVKHISDRIAVMYLGKIAELTTKKELFDEPLHPYTVSLMSAIPIPDPEVKKKRVVLQGDVPSPLNPPSGCRFHPRCPIAKDICSKEEPPLKEVKPGHYVSCHFPGEFKI; from the coding sequence GTGCCAAATAGTGACAAAATAATCTTGAAAGTTGAAAATTTGAAAAAATACTTTCCAGTTAGAGCTGGGGTCTTCAAAAGGACGGTTGCTCAAGTATTAGCTGTAGACGATATTAGTTTTGAAATAAAAGAGGGCGAAACTTTGGGGCTTGTTGGTGAGTCTGGTTGTGGTAAAAGTACAACAGGCATGACAATCCTAAGGTTATACGAACCAACAGATGGACGAATTATAATGGAAGAACAAGACACTACTCCATGGTTCATGAAAGGCACCACCGTTAATAAGTATGTTAAGAAGATTTATGCAGACAGATTTGAGAAAATGAAAAAAGAATTAGGTTCAGAAGAAGAAGTAATTAAGAAATTAGATAATGAAATAGACAAAAAATACGCACAGTTATATTTTCAAAATGGAGCAAATGAAATAAGAAAAGATTTATTGAGTAATTTGGCTGAAAAAAGACGATCCTTTAGAAAAAATGCCCAAGTCATCTTTCAAGACCCATATTCTTCTTTAAATCCAAGAATGAGAGTTCTGGATATCATAGGGGAAGGTATGAAAGTTAATAAAATGGGTACAGCTTCTGAAATAAGGGATAGAGTTGCCAACTTAATGGAAACCGTGGGATTATCTAAAGATTACGTCTATAGATATCCTCACCAATTTTCTGGTGGGCAAAGACAAAGAGTAGGGATAGCACGTGCTTTGGCATTGGACCCAAAATTAATCATTTCTGATGAAGCTGTTTCTGCTTTAGATGTTTCCATTCAATCTCAAATCATAAATTTAATGGTTGACTTGAAAAACGATTACGGTTTAACCTATGTTTTTATAGCTCATGATTTGGCCGTTGTAAAACATATAAGTGATAGAATAGCGGTTATGTATCTAGGGAAGATCGCTGAATTAACAACGAAAAAAGAGCTTTTTGACGAGCCATTGCATCCTTATACGGTTTCTTTGATGTCGGCAATTCCAATACCAGATCCGGAAGTGAAAAAGAAAAGAGTGGTTTTGCAAGGTGATGTACCTAGCCCGCTAAATCCACCCTCAGGTTGTAGATTTCATCCTCGTTGTCCAATTGCCAAGGATATTTGTAGCAAAGAAGAACCACCACTTAAAGAAGTTAAACCAGGACATTATGTATCATGTCATTTTCCCGGAGAGTTTAAAATTTAA
- a CDS encoding SoxR reducing system RseC family protein, whose translation MREVMDVIDKDDNYVYLRTTRTQECESCAMKGGCTLLGGPNELKLKAKNTEKVDVKKGDKVIVEMPEVPVVKLSFLAYGIPLIVFLSIISILYTLEFSDIFSFLVGVLGLGITYFLIHQYDRKKLKDRYLPVILQKLEKKIDLKLHEKGEI comes from the coding sequence ATGAGGGAAGTAATGGACGTTATTGATAAAGATGATAATTACGTGTATTTGAGAACCACAAGGACGCAAGAATGTGAAAGCTGTGCAATGAAAGGTGGTTGTACCCTATTAGGTGGCCCAAACGAGCTGAAGTTAAAAGCTAAAAACACTGAAAAGGTCGATGTAAAAAAAGGAGACAAAGTAATTGTTGAAATGCCTGAAGTTCCAGTAGTGAAACTTTCTTTTTTAGCTTATGGGATTCCTTTAATAGTTTTCTTGTCTATAATTTCCATTCTCTATACTTTGGAATTTTCAGATATCTTCTCTTTCTTGGTAGGTGTCTTAGGATTGGGAATTACTTATTTTTTAATTCATCAGTACGATAGAAAAAAATTAAAAGACAGATACTTACCAGTCATACTACAAAAGTTAGAGAAAAAAATAGATCTAAAATTACATGAAAAAGGAGAAATTTAA
- the thrB gene encoding homoserine kinase — translation MIRVKVPATTANIGPGFDSLGIALQLYNIIEVEEINFGLEINVPVEDQKYIESNEHNLVYQAMKQLFDAVNIHPQGLRINLINNIPLARGLGSSAACIAGGLVAANKLLNDPLKKEEIMYLAATMDGHTDNILPALVGGLTVGCLLENEVKYVKMNLPPQLKLLAIIPDFHFSTKKARSLLPQNVPVEDAVFNISRVGLLVASLVTAHFENLSEATKDKIHQPYRKDFIPNWEEITSKLIKIGVKGCFLSGSGPTIMGILDGDYKNIENEMVKFLSHLEQRYKVTVLDVCNQGLEVLNDEGSNGRY, via the coding sequence ATGATCAGAGTGAAAGTTCCAGCTACAACTGCGAACATAGGACCAGGATTTGACAGTTTAGGAATAGCCTTACAATTATACAATATTATAGAAGTGGAAGAAATCAACTTTGGTCTTGAAATTAATGTTCCAGTTGAAGATCAAAAATATATAGAAAGTAATGAACATAATTTAGTCTATCAGGCGATGAAACAATTGTTTGATGCAGTAAATATTCACCCGCAAGGTCTTCGAATAAATCTTATAAATAATATACCCCTTGCAAGGGGCTTAGGAAGTAGCGCAGCTTGTATAGCAGGTGGCCTGGTAGCTGCCAATAAGCTGCTTAATGATCCCTTGAAGAAAGAAGAGATAATGTATTTAGCAGCTACAATGGACGGACATACGGATAATATTTTACCAGCATTGGTTGGAGGATTGACAGTAGGCTGTTTGTTAGAAAACGAAGTTAAATATGTAAAAATGAATTTACCACCTCAGTTAAAATTATTAGCTATCATCCCAGATTTTCATTTTTCTACAAAAAAAGCCCGTTCACTTTTACCACAAAATGTGCCTGTTGAAGATGCAGTGTTTAATATAAGTAGGGTTGGTCTTCTCGTTGCTTCACTTGTAACCGCACATTTTGAAAACTTATCAGAAGCCACAAAGGATAAAATCCATCAGCCATATCGTAAAGATTTTATCCCTAACTGGGAAGAAATAACGTCTAAATTGATAAAAATAGGTGTAAAGGGTTGTTTTTTGAGTGGCTCTGGTCCTACGATCATGGGAATTTTAGATGGAGATTATAAAAATATTGAAAACGAAATGGTCAAATTTCTTTCTCACTTAGAGCAAAGGTATAAAGTAACAGTTTTGGACGTATGTAATCAAGGATTGGAGGTATTAAACGATGAGGGAAGTAATGGACGTTATTGA
- a CDS encoding RNA polymerase sigma factor has product MTEEKFVEDLKKNDPDAFKKLYEEYAPKIYGVLKNYVNHDEIEDALQEVFIRIIKGINGFKGRSKLSTWIYRIAVNVGKNYSRKYQRSKETSVDFEDETDQNHNIQAISDTNVKNEVLEELDYQMILNIMEKLDDEERLLIKLRDIDGLSYNEISDIMEIPLGTVKSKLHYARKKLRQLIEEAKFI; this is encoded by the coding sequence TTGACAGAAGAAAAATTCGTTGAAGATCTTAAAAAAAATGATCCTGATGCGTTTAAAAAATTATACGAAGAGTATGCACCAAAAATTTACGGAGTTTTAAAAAATTACGTTAACCATGATGAAATAGAAGATGCACTTCAAGAAGTGTTTATAAGAATTATTAAAGGGATAAATGGATTTAAAGGCCGTTCCAAGTTGTCTACTTGGATTTATAGAATAGCTGTCAACGTTGGTAAAAATTATTCTCGAAAATATCAAAGAAGTAAAGAAACTTCTGTGGATTTTGAAGATGAAACAGACCAAAATCATAATATCCAAGCAATTTCCGATACCAACGTAAAAAATGAAGTCTTAGAAGAACTCGATTACCAAATGATTTTGAATATAATGGAAAAACTTGACGATGAAGAAAGGCTATTGATTAAGTTAAGAGATATCGATGGACTGAGTTACAATGAAATTTCCGATATAATGGAAATCCCTTTGGGAACGGTGAAAAGTAAGCTACATTATGCTAGGAAAAAATTGAGACAATTGATAGAGGAGGCTAAGTTCATATGA
- a CDS encoding Glu/Leu/Phe/Val family dehydrogenase, with translation MEETKKVSLYDNAVKQFDRAARIMELDRNLREVLIKPKRELTVNFPVRMDDGSIKVFTGYRVQHNVSRGPAKGGIRYHPDVTLDEVKALAFWMTWKSAVVDIPYGGAKGGVTVDPFKLSDSELEKLSRRFFSEIQIIIGEEKDIPAPDVNTNGQIMSWYMDTYSMNIGHTTLGIVTGKPLEIGGSEGRTEATGRGVNICIEEAVKYLRDRGKLNKKDEAITVAIQGFGNVGSYLALTLTEETKYRLVAISDYSGGFYKESGFTAEEIRRLMDRTRNRKALLLDVNKEGYKEITNEELLKLDVDVFAPCAMENAINEDNADDIRAKLIVEGANGPLTPEADDILLSKNVFIVPDFLANSGGVTVSYFEWVQGLQWNFWELEDIRKALHKKMKNAFCDVAQTMDKYEVDMRTAAYVRAIERVANATKLRGIYP, from the coding sequence ATGGAAGAAACAAAGAAGGTAAGTTTGTACGATAACGCAGTTAAACAATTTGATAGAGCTGCTAGAATCATGGAATTGGATAGAAATTTAAGAGAAGTATTAATCAAGCCAAAAAGAGAACTTACCGTTAATTTTCCAGTACGTATGGATGATGGATCAATCAAAGTTTTTACAGGTTACAGAGTACAACACAATGTTTCCAGGGGTCCAGCAAAAGGTGGAATTAGGTACCATCCAGATGTTACATTAGATGAAGTTAAGGCATTAGCCTTTTGGATGACGTGGAAGTCCGCAGTGGTAGACATCCCCTATGGTGGGGCTAAAGGCGGGGTTACAGTGGATCCATTTAAACTTTCAGATTCAGAATTAGAGAAATTATCCCGAAGATTCTTCTCTGAAATTCAAATTATAATAGGTGAAGAAAAAGATATCCCCGCCCCAGATGTAAACACTAATGGTCAAATAATGTCTTGGTATATGGATACATATTCGATGAATATTGGTCATACTACTTTAGGTATAGTTACAGGAAAGCCTTTAGAGATTGGAGGCTCTGAAGGAAGAACGGAAGCCACCGGAAGAGGAGTAAATATATGTATTGAGGAAGCTGTAAAGTATTTGAGAGACAGGGGAAAACTAAATAAAAAAGATGAAGCGATAACAGTTGCCATTCAAGGTTTTGGTAACGTTGGTTCTTACTTGGCTTTGACTCTCACAGAAGAAACTAAATATAGGTTGGTTGCGATTTCTGATTATAGTGGAGGTTTTTATAAAGAATCTGGTTTTACAGCAGAAGAGATTCGAAGACTAATGGATCGAACTAGAAATAGAAAAGCCTTGTTATTGGATGTTAACAAAGAAGGTTATAAAGAGATAACCAACGAAGAGTTATTGAAATTAGATGTTGATGTTTTTGCCCCTTGTGCTATGGAAAATGCCATTAACGAAGATAATGCAGATGATATAAGAGCAAAACTCATTGTTGAAGGAGCCAACGGTCCATTAACTCCAGAAGCGGACGATATCTTGTTGTCCAAGAATGTCTTCATAGTACCGGATTTCTTGGCAAATTCTGGTGGCGTGACCGTTTCGTACTTCGAATGGGTACAAGGGCTTCAGTGGAATTTTTGGGAACTTGAAGATATTAGAAAAGCCCTTCATAAAAAGATGAAGAATGCCTTTTGTGACGTTGCTCAAACAATGGATAAGTATGAAGTCGATATGCGAACAGCTGCATATGTGAGAGCTATCGAACGTGTGGCAAACGCTACAAAGTTAAGAGGCATTTATCCATGA